In the genome of uncultured Celeribacter sp., the window ACCTCTGGCAAGGTGCTGGTCGGCGATCAGGACGTGGGCACCGCACGCGGCGCCAAGCTGCGCGCTATTCGGCGCGACGTCGGCATGATTTTCCAGCATTTCAATCTCCTATCCTCGCGCACCGTCTCCGAGAACATCGCCTTGCCGCTTGAGATTGCGGGCATCGGAAGCGCGAAGATCAAGACCCGCGTGGCCGATCTCGTCGACCGTGTCGGTCTGACGGCGCAGGCGGATCGCTACCCCTCCGAATTGTCCGGCGGCCAGAAACAGCGTGTCGGCATCGCCCGCGCCTTGGCGACCGAGCCGAAAATCCTGCTCTCCGACGAAGCCACCTCGGCGCTCGACCCGGAGACCACGCAAACCGTGTTGTCGCTGTTGAAAGACATCAATCGCGATCTCGGGCTGACCATCCTTTTGATCACCCATGAAATGGCCGTGGTGCGTGACATCGCCAGCCATGTCGCTGTGATCGAGGGCGGCCAGATCGTTGAGGCCGGCACGACCTATGACGTTTTCACCGCGCCGCAACATCCGACGACGCGCTCGTTCTTGTCGGGCGTGACGGGGGTCACTTTGCCCGCCTTTATCAAAGATAAAATCATCGCTGAGCGCCCGACGTCGGGCGGCGAGGAGCTGGTACGCGTGACCTTCTCCGGCAAACATGCGACCGATCCGATGTTGGCGCTTTTGACCCGCGATCTGGGGATCGAGGTCAATATTCTCGCCGGTGCGGTCGAAGAGATCGGCACGCAGCCCTTCGGCAATCTTCTGGTCTCGCTCGACGCCGCCAAAGGCGATGAGGCGCGGGCCTATCTGGAACGTCACGGGCTTTTGACGGAGGTGCTTGGCTATGTCGGCTAATCTCATCAACCTTTTGATCGAAGCGACCGGTCAGACGCTTTACATGGTGGCGATCTCGACCCTTCTGGGGACGGTGTTCGGCCTGCCTCTGGGCGTGTTTCTGGCGATCTCTCAACGCGGGGAGCTTTTGTCCTCGCCTTGGGTGAACAAGGTGTTGGGCCTTGTGGTCAACGCCACCCGGTCCGTGCCGTTCATCATTCTCGTTGTGGCGATCATCCCTTTCACCCGCGCCATTGCGGGCACCTCGATCGGCACCACCGCCGCGATCGTGCCGCTGACCATCGCCGCCGTGCCCTTCATCGCGCGGCTGGTCGAAAATGCCATTCGCGAGGTC includes:
- a CDS encoding methionine ABC transporter ATP-binding protein, with amino-acid sequence MTSHDGQAASIIFDTVGKSFAKPGGGTVAAISDVSLTVEAGTITGIIGRSGAGKSTMLRMVNGLERPTSGKVLVGDQDVGTARGAKLRAIRRDVGMIFQHFNLLSSRTVSENIALPLEIAGIGSAKIKTRVADLVDRVGLTAQADRYPSELSGGQKQRVGIARALATEPKILLSDEATSALDPETTQTVLSLLKDINRDLGLTILLITHEMAVVRDIASHVAVIEGGQIVEAGTTYDVFTAPQHPTTRSFLSGVTGVTLPAFIKDKIIAERPTSGGEELVRVTFSGKHATDPMLALLTRDLGIEVNILAGAVEEIGTQPFGNLLVSLDAAKGDEARAYLERHGLLTEVLGYVG
- a CDS encoding methionine ABC transporter permease, producing MSANLINLLIEATGQTLYMVAISTLLGTVFGLPLGVFLAISQRGELLSSPWVNKVLGLVVNATRSVPFIILVVAIIPFTRAIAGTSIGTTAAIVPLTIAAVPFIARLVENAIREVDGGLIEAARAMGATPFQIIRKVLIPEALPAITLGLTLAVVSLIGYSAMVGAVGGEGLGDLGIRYGYQRFMPDVMAVVVVILIVLVQLVQSIGEWIAARVDKRAPKGRGQ